The genomic interval CAAGATGAAGGTCCCGGGCAGTCGGATCAAATCCCGCTTTGACTCTGAGCGGTTTCTTTAGCCGAATAGATTGTTCGATCTTTTCAACAAACTCCTCTTTCTGTATAATTTCGACACAGCCCCTCGAAAGGAAATCGACTGCCTTTTTTACTTCATCATTGTTTTTCATGTTGATCGTCTACCGTGATGAAAGATTTCATTTTCTCAAATTTCAGAGTTCCAATACCCCTCACCGCCATCAACTCTTCAATGGCATGAAAAGTTCCGTGTTTCCTCCTGAATTCGAGAATCCTCTCTGCGGTCTTTTCTCCCACACCAGGCAATCGTTTAAATTCCTCCAAGGAGGCCCGATTAAGATCCAGTTTCGTGGCGTCTGCGTCCAGGTCCGTTTCTTCGGGTCCATTCCACTTTTCGTTTGGAAAACCGTAATGACTCGTCTCCGGGCGCCAGCTTATTAGAGATCGTTTTTCCGAAAGCATGTTTTGCTGAATTGCGATGGCCAAACCCGCGGAGAGGAAAAGCAGGCATATTTTAAAAAAACGCTCCTTATTCCTCCTCTTCCTGCCCTTCCCGAATGAATTCATTGTACTCTTTGTGGTCCATTAAATTGTCCAGTTCAGCAGGGTCTGACATCTCGATGACAGCGATCCAACCGGCGCCGTAAGGATCTTCATTCAACCATTCCGGTCTTTCGACGAGTTCTTGATTGACTTCAATAAGGCGGCCGCTCACGGGTGAGAGAACCGGAGACGTCGTTTTAGTCGACTCAATTTCGGTAATTTCATCCTCAGCGGCCAATTCGAGATCAACCTCAGGCAACTCGATATAGACGATATCTCCCAGAGATTCTTGCGCAAAATCCGTGATGCCGATAACGGCTCTTTTCCCCTCTTTCCGGACCCACTCATGATCGGTTGAAAATTTCAAATCCTCATTTTTCATGAAACCCTCCAAGGATGATAGTGATATAGTTGCGTTTTCATTATAAATTAATTTCCTGCTTTCACGATATTTGCCAGATCGTAACCTCTTTTGATGAGGGACGAATGAATCAGAAAGGGGGTGGCCAGGTGTGGAAAAAAATAAAATGACTTTCCAAGCAAAATCACCGGACAGGATTTCTTCCGCGGATTTCCCGCTTTTCGGATCGCTTCCTGCGGGAAAAAGCTGGGATACTTTAATTCCGGCTGGTTCAACAGGATTCCGGAAAGACGAAGATGATTTTCCGCAAAGGGCATTAACCAGACCAGCCGTTCTTCAATTTCTTTTGCCAGTTCCTTCTCATTGACTTCCGGTCCGCCAGAATCGACCGGACATTGAACCACCAACCCTCTTTTGGATGAGCTCTGTTTGACTTCCTTCGAATTTGAAACTTCCTTCTCTGCCATGGAAAGATAGAGAAAATTAAATTTTTCCAGAGGCAATTGCGGGTTTCGTTTAAGGATCAGAAAATCAGCCATCGAAGTTGGAATCATCATTTCGTCCAATTCAAAAAATAACTGAAAGATTTTGTTTTCTCTTTCTCCCTGAAGATTTCCGTTTCGGGGATTCCAGATCAGACAATCGCAACCGATCCCTTCTCTTCCCTGGAACTCGATCCCGGCAATTCGTTTCTTTTCAAACCTCAGGGAGTTCGGCGTCAGGGTTAAGACCTCTCCCTTATTCTCCTTGATGATCTTTAGGAAGAGTTCACTCAATCCAGATAGGCTTTTGGTTGCTACAAGGGGGTCATGGCTGATGAACTGGAGGAGCCTGAATAATTCAAGCGTGGAAATATTTTGAAGCGTCTGACCCGTCTGAAAAATGACCAGCGCGTTAAAATAGGCTATTCCGTCTTCATCGAGCCCGCATTCCTGGCAGAATTGGGCCGCATTCTTGACTCGAAGCCGCGCAACCTTGAATCGATACCACAACCAGTCCGTAAGCGGACGAAGCCAGTTTTCTTTGTTTAAGGGTGGGATGCCCTCGTCATATAAATAAGGAGTCAAGACCGGAATCCATGAATCCATTTTTTCAAGAAAATGCTTGAAAGTCAGAACCCTTTCTCCAAAACCCGCTTTCAAATTGGACAAAGTCTCATTCCGGTCAGAATAGATCGTAAACCGGAATTCAGGAAAAATAATTTGGAGCCAGGCTGAGTTTTTCCTGAAAAGGTCATTGGATCTGCGAAGCAATGACAACGAAATCCCCAATTCGCTAAAGATCCTTTCGACCGGGCTATCCCTCTCGAAACCGACAGAAAGCAAGGGCTGCGGAAAGGGAGAAAAGAGTGGTTTCTCTTCCCGTGCCTTTTCGTCCAGAAGAACGGTTACTTTTTTGCCTCCCCTGGCAAGAACCGCTCCGGCGACAAGACCGGAAAGTCCTGTTCCGATAATGATGGCGTTGCTTCTTACGGCAAACTTGACGCTATTGGCCATTTAGTTCCAGAGTATTAAAAAAATAGGGAAGTTCATAAAGTGCTGAATCCTTTGAGTCGGAACCATGTACGACATTTTCTTCGATGCCGCCGCCGAGATCCCCTCGAATGCTCCCTTTCGCCGCATCTTTCGGATTGGTGGCTCCCATAATCTCTCTGACTTTTGAAATGGCATTTTCTCCTTTAAGCGCCATCGCCACAATAGGACCTGAACTCATAAACGTGGTCAGGTCGTTGAAAAAGGGGCGGCTTTTATGAACCAGGTAAAAACCTTCCGCTTCTCTTTTGGTCAATTGAAGCATTTTCAAACCGACCACACGCAGTCCTTTCTGTTCGAATCTTCTGATTACCTCTCCCACATTATTTTTTTTTACGCCATCCGGCTTAACCAATGAAAGCGTGATTTCCATATTCTTCTTTTCCTTCCCGATTTTTTAAACGTTAAACCAAGCCCGGTGCGATCAGAACGACCCGAATTACGCTAATCTTCAAAATAGGTCGCCGAAAGTCCCTCTTCCTCAGAAACGACAATTCGGGACACTTCCATGTCATCGCTATCGATTCTTTTTGTCAGGGTATCGTAAAGCCATTTGGATAGATTCTCGCTCGTCGGATTAATTTCTGTAAACGGAAATACTTCATTGATAAATGACCGATCGAGCGGATCGATCAGTGAACGAAGTTCTTTTTTAAGCTGATTAAACTCGATTGAGATGCCGGAAGAGTTCAGATCTTTACATAAGACAAAGAACTGAATCTTCCAGTGATGACCATGAATTTTTTCCGATTTGCCCTGCTGGTTCCTCAATTTATGGGCGGCGGAAAATGAATCCTCCACCATGATTTCAAACATGCTATCCCCTTTTCAAAATTAATCCTACAAAATATCTGAAATACAGCACTGAGTCAAACCTAAATTCTCAAATAATTTGACAACAATCCGCCATTGATATAATTTTAAAAGGGATTTCAAGGAGTTTGAGTGAAGCGTTCCGTCATTGCCTTACCGATACGTCATTTAGTCCTATTATTTTTTTTTAGTTCACTTTTTTCTGGATCCAGCCTGGCAGATGAGGTTTCAGCCCCTTCTCTGCCTCTCTCGAAATTAAGATCTTGCGACATTTCTGTTGCCAAAGCTCTCCCCAAGAAAAAGAGTTCCTACTGGCGGGCTTGTATCGCAGTGGCTAAAAAGCGCTATTATCACGAGGCCCCGACTGAAGCGATCCGGATGGAGGCTATTTCGGAACTGATTGACTTCTATCATCGCTTAGGGAATATTTCGGCGAATCCGTCAGACCGGAATAAAGAAGATTACTGGCGAAGACTTCAGTCGGAAGGTCTTGCGAGAAACCCTGTCTCCGCCCTGCCCAACACCGTTGTCAATTTGCGCCATTCCCTCCAGGGCAAACACTTAAGAGTTGTTCTTGACCTGCAGGACAGAGCTATTTACGAGACACATGAAAATAGAGAGGCCAATCTGCTCCAGATCGATTTTGTAAATGCAAAAATCAATGCAAACCTTGAGAAGAAATCCTACACGCTAGGAAGGAAGGAGATGAAGGCGGAATTAGAGCCTCAAGAACAAACAACCCGCCTTTCCCTGCTCAATATTCCGTACGATCGTTTCCATATTTCGCAGTTGAATGATCCCCATCGATGGGTCATCGATTTCCAGCTTTCAGAGATTCAAAAAGTTGAAAACACTCCCCATGATCAACCCCCCCTAACACCTTTTCCCAAGAAAACCGTAGAGGATTTTAATTCTCACAATCAGGGGATTCGCAAAATTATGATTGATCCCGGGCATGGAGGGAAAGATCCTGGTGCGGTCGGGCTCGGAGGGTATTCAGAAAAGGAAGCTGTCCTCGACATCGGCCTGCGTTTGAAGGTACTTCTTTTAAAATCGTTAAAAGTCGAGGTTATGATGACCCGTTCCAACGACGTTTTTATTCCTCTGGGAGAACGTACTAAGATGGCCAACGAGGCGAATGTTGATCTATTTATCTCGATTCACGCCAATTCATCACCCCACAGGACGACACGAGGGGTTGAAATTTACCTCCTCGGCAAATCTTCAGACAAGCGGGCGCTGAGAACCGCCGCCCGGGAAAATAATGTTTCAGAAGAAGAGGCCAGCCAGCTGGACCAGAATCTTGTATCGATAAAAAAGGATCTTTTTCAGGAATATAAAAAAGGGGAGTCCCTGGAATTGGCCCATGCCACCCGATCTTCCTTTATGAACCGGCTTAGGCCTTCCTATCCGGTCGTAGACCTGGGTGTTAAAACGGCCCCATTTTATGTCCTGATCAATACATCGATGCCAAGTATTCTGGCGGAAGTTTCGTTTATCAGCAATCCAGCAGAAGAACAACGGCTTAAAAACAGATCGTACCGCCAGCTGATGGCAGAATCGCTCCTTGAAGGAATTACGAAGTTCATCGCGGCCAACTCGAATCCCTCTGTTTTTTAAAATCCCTATTCGGGCTAAATACCTGAAATTGACATGCCCAATATTAAATTAACGATTGCTTACGACGGATCCCGCTACCATGGATGGCAGACTCAACCTAACGTGGTCACGATTCAGGAAGTTCTGACCCATGCCATTGAAACGATTACCGGAGGAGAGAAAATTCGATTGACCGGCGCCGGAAGAACAGATGCAGGCGTTCATGCAATAGGACAGGCAGCCAATTTCAATTCAGAAAAATTGTTATCGGAGAAAAAGTGGAAAACGGCGCTTAACGCGCTCCTTCCGTACGATGTGTCGGTGAACCAGGTTGAAATTGTTCCAAAGGCTTTTCATGCCCGCTATTCCGCTAGAAGAAAAAGTTACATTTACTTGATCGGAAAAGATCGATCTCCCTTTCTTTTTAAGAGAGAGTGGACTATTTTTTATCCACTTAATCTGGTTTCCATGAGAAGAGCATTGAATGATCTAATCGGACAGCATGATTTCACCTCTTTCGCTTCTTCACTGTCGGAATCTGATTCGAAAATATGTCACCTGTTTAAGGGAGAAATTTTAAGAGAAAAGGATTCGATCCGGATTCGGTTAACTGCAGATCGCTTTCTGACGCACATGGTCAGAACCGTTGTAGGGACTCTGGTGGAAGTCGGCACCGGAAAGAGGAAGCCCGGAGAGATCAAAACAATTCTGGCAGCAAGAGATCGGACATTGGCGGGCAAAACGGCTCCGCCTTATGCCCTTTATCTTGAAAAGGTTATTTATCCGAAAGAGTTTTCCTGATAATGGGGCAAAAAATGTTTTTTAACTCCGCAGTTCTTTTTTTTGGAATAACCCTCTTCTGCCTATCAGCGTCAGCGTCAGATGAATCGGTTGATCTGGAATTTACCCAAACTAAATGGCCCATGACACTCACTGCCCAGATTTTGGTTCCCGCCCCTCCTGAAAAGGTATGGAATACTTTGACGAATTACGATCACCTAGCCGATTTTTTGCCCGGGATGGAATCGAGCCGAATCGTTCGCAGAACCGAAGATCAGATTATACTTGAACAGATCAGCCGGAACCGTTTCTTATTTTTTAGAAAAAAGATCAAAATTATTTTAAATATTTCTGAGAAGAAAGATCGTGAGATCTCTTTCTACAAAATCGGGGGAGATATGGAACTCTTTTCAGGAAAGTGGATCTTAAAACAGGTTGAAGAGGGGAAAGGCACCCTGCTGATCTATATGCTCAAATTCAAGCCCGCATTCTATGTTCCAAGGTGGGTCATTCGGTATACCCTCGAACACGATATTCCGGACCAACTTCGAATCATCTCAAGACAATCTGAATCTTCGGGTTGAAAAGGGATCCGATTGAACTCTGATTTTAGTAGCGAATAGACAGAAGAAAAAAGTAAATCAAGATAAAGGGGGCCATAAATGGAAGTGCCAGGATGATCAGCATAATTCCCAATTCAACCATGTCAAAAAGAAAGTTTAACGAAGGATAGGGAGTCCAAATTATCTTTCGGTGGCCTTTTCCCCTCGCTCTGGCAAATCCAAAATTAGCTTGAAGACCGCCTTTTTGAAAAAGAAACGGACGACGACAGGTTTTTCGGTCGTATTCTGCCCTTAAAGCTGGGTCCGACAATATAAAATAGGCCTCGGAAATATCCTGGAAAATACTTTTTGCTTTTTCTTCCGATTCCTTTTCATGATGAATATCGGGGTGGAACTTGCGCGCAAACAAATAATAGGCCTGTTTTATTTCAAGCGTCGTCGCACCAGGCCTTACATCAAGCAATTTATAATAATCGATATACTCCTTCATAGACCACTCGCAGAGTGACTGAAGAACATCCGGTCGCCTTCGACCTCACCTTTCTATTATCTCATCTTGGACCAAGAATGCCAATCATGAAGTCGATCTTGGACTGACTGTTTTTTAGGTAAAGCGGGGATCCGAACGAAAGTTTATTTGGACGGTTTAAAAATGAGCGCGGCGGAATTGATGCAGTATCTCAAATAGGTTGGAGCGGGGCCGTCATTAAAAACATGCCCCAGATGCCCGCCGCATCGGGAACAATGAACTTCGGTTCTGGGATAACCGAGTTTGAAATCGGTCCTGGTGCCGATGGCATCCGAAAACATCGGCTGCCAGAAGCTAGGCCAGCCGGTTTGACTATCATATTTGTCTTTCGAGGAAAATAAAAGGAGATCGCAGCCGGCGCAGTAGTAGCTCCCCTTTTCTTTATTATCGTGGTATTTGTTTTCAAAAGGAGGTTCTGTCCCCTCCTGCCGGAGAACCCGATACTGCTCAGGCGTAAGGATCTTTTTCCACTCTCCATCGGATTTGACGACTTGAAACGATTTAAGGCTCTCTGCACCAATTGCCCGAAATGAACGGAACGAAAACAAAAAAGTCCCCGCCAGGGAGAGCATCAACCATTTAATAAGGGTTCGTCTGCAGACTGGCGCCCTAAGGATTTCCGGATCAAGAATGTTCATTTCTTAGATCCTAAGAGCTTGTCTATTTCTTCCCCAGTGAGGGTGTTCTTGTCAAGAAGTCCTCTTGCTATTATTTTAATGTTTCGTTTTATATTTCCCGACTCCAACCAATCGCCTAGCTGATCCAGATAACTATCATAATTGTCTAACCCAAGTCTTAATGCCAACGAGGAAGCCTTGTCGTAATCTTCTCCTTGAGCGGTCAGATCAAACTCTCCGGTAAACAATCCTTCTGCCTCAGGTCCTGCCAGACAAATCAGAATCTCTTCTTCATATAATTTTGTCCATTTTTCATATTCATCCGGATCCTCTATTGCATTTAGATCCGGAAAATCTTCTAAAGACTTTCCTTGATGAAAACCCAAGAAGTTTCCTTCAGGCTCAATGGTGATCTTTAAGGCTATCTGATTGAAATGGTGGCTTAGGACGGCGTGGCCGGCCTCGTGGTAGGCTAATCTTTTCCGATCTAGATTCATGTAGACCATTTCAAAGAGATCAATTCGAATTTGCTCATTTCATGAAACTTCCAGCCACTTCGCGACCCATTCTAAAAGCTCTGCCCTATTTTCTGGCCTTTCGATTACACCCTGTTTTTCGTTTTCCCTAATTATTCGTTCAAAGTCTATCTCGTCCGTATTTAATATTTCTTCAGACATGCATTTATCGCAAAGGCCCTTAATAACTCCATGCTGTTTCCCAATAATCTGTTTCACATTTCTGGTAAAAAAGGCAAATTGACATTTTAAACAGAAAGCTATTACTGTCTCCATGGATTCCCCTATTTAAACCACCGTCAAATTATCAGGCCCATAACTGTAGTAATCAGGGTTAGCATAACATTAATTAGGGTCACCCATTTTTCCTGCTTCCATAGACGTTTGGCTGAAAACTTTTCCCCATGATCCGCCATTCAAATCGCTTCTCAATGGCGCATGGTCCCTTTCACGGCGTTTAGATTACCCAAGAGCCGGACAAACCAATAAAGGGAACTCTTCATTTTATTGATATCATTCAGTCTACACATCCTTTACGGAGTATTTCTCTTTAAATTCCTTAAGCCATCTTTCCAATATGGCTACGTATTGTTGAAAGGCCTGAATAAGTTCGGACGGATGAGATCCATCAATCTTGAAAAAGTACTGCGGTATATTAATCGAAATAAAAAAACCCAAATTGGGATCAATACTAAAGAGAGCCGGGGCTGGAATTACATCGTATTCCGGACCAATCGGCGAATGGACAGTCCTGTCTTTCTTTTCAAATTCCGCCCCTGAACTCTTAGTTTCATTATTGCGTTGGTTTATTATTTCCTGACAAAGAGAACGCTCCTGAGGTGACAAGCTCTTTTCGAATACTGGAAAAAACTCGTCATATTCCTTTTTTGCTTCATTTTGCAAATATATCGTAACGCTACGTCCGGCACTTAGGAACGCGCTTAAATAATGTTCAAATGCTTCCGGATGGGCTTCGGTAGGGTGGCGGTGGACAGCAATAAGATTATCCAAAAAGAATTTCGTTTCTCTCAATTTTTTTTCGGTCTTGGAAATTTCCATCAAAAGATCTACTGTTTTCACATCTGACCATATATTTATTTTTTAATGCTGTCTACAAGGCGTTCAAATGGAGAGATTCCAAGGAATGGACAATTCTGGAATGTTTCGTAACTAATTGTTTTTACTACTAAAAAATGGAGCCGATGAGTGGAATCGAACCACCGACCTGCTGATTACGAATCAGCTGCTCTGCCAACTGAGCTACATCGGCCTTATGAATCAGGGCTAACCTTATTGGTACCAGACTTCAGAATAACAGTCAACAGGATTCAAGAATAACCCTGTATTCTAACAGGATTTTTCAACAACCTGCTAGTTCTCTCTGAGGAGTTCCATCGGTTTTCTTTGTGCAACACGCCCCGTTATCCAATAGCTGATGACGATCGTCAGCAAAACAGTTGCCATCACGACCGTCGGAAAAATAACAAAAGGCATTTTCCATTCTATCTCCAGAATATATTTTAAAAATACAATGGCAAGGATTGACCCCATGACGACGCCAATCGTTCCGGCAATCATTCCGAGAAGTGCATATTCCGCAATAAACATGTGTGAAATCTTTCGCCGAGTGGCTCCGAGTATTTTAAGGATAACCGCCTCTTTTAGCCGGAAGTATCGTGTGGCCGCCATCGATCCGGCAAGGACCACCCATCCCGCTCCTACAGTAAATCCTCCCATAAACTGAACAGCCAAAAGGATTTTTCTCATGATATCCTTGAGGGTGTCGAGAATATGCCTCACGTTGATCACCGTCACATTCGGAAAAAGAGCAACGACTTCTCCCTGATAGGCCAACTCCTGATTGAGTGGTGCTCGTGAGGTGGCTATGTAGGTCACTCCCTTTCCTTTGAAAGCATGCGGAGTGTAAATCACAAAGAAATTGGTTCGCAGATTTTCCCAGTTAACCCTCCGGATGTTCGTAATCACGCCTTCGACAGGCGACCCCTGAAGGTCAAACGTAAGGGTCGAGCCGATTCCGACGCCGAGATGGCGGGCTAGATCTTCTTCGATCGAAATCAGATCCTTTTCTCTTCCCTCTTCTTCGCTCCACCATTGACCCTGGATAATCCGATTCTCTTCGGGAGCCTTCTCTTGAAAGGTCAGGACATACTCCCTCTGAAAGTACCACTGCTGATTACTTTTTAGTTGAGCAAGCGGTGAGCCGTTGACCGCATAGAGCCTTCCCCGAAGGATTGGATTGAGATCATGCCCCGCCGGGAATCCCCATTCACGGTATCTGTTTTCGACGAGGTTTTCAAACGGGCCAACCTGATTGTTTTGGATATCGACAAAGAAAAAAGAAGGGGCCCGCTCCGGAATATTGGAAGTCACCTGTTGAATCATACCGGCCCGGATGAACAATATGGCGGTCACCACAGTCGTCCCAAGACCGATCGACAAAATGACTGACTGGACAAACTGGCCCGGGCGATGCAGATTGGCGACCCCGTATCTGATCGCAAAGGAGGCGGGACGAAGATATTTGATTCCTTTAAGCAACAACAGGACTGCGAGCCTGAGCACAAGTGCCGAAGCAAGGAAAATTCCTAGAAAGAGCGCTCCTCTTCGAATATCTTCCGCTACCCAGAAAACAAAGAAAATTGACCCCAACACAATGAGAATCACCGTGATCCATCGGCGAACCCCCTTGATTGCCCGGGTCGGTGGAAGAATCTTATCGCGGAGGATAAGCGATGGAGAAAGATCCATTATTCGATAAAGGGGAATGATTGAGAACAGGAGGATCACTCCTATTCCGGCAAGAACTCCTTGAACAATGGGTATGAATGGAAAAACATACGACCCCGCCTGGGGAATCATTCCTCGAAGAGTCCCTTGAAATAAGGCATGGATGCCAAGCCCGATGGAGATGCCGAGTGATGCACCTGCAAGACCCATGATCAGAGACTGGATCAGATAGATCGTAAAGAGCACGCGAGAGGTTGTTCCCAGGCATTTGAGAATACCCATCGTTTCACTTTTTTCTTTCACGTAAGCGTGGATGGAATTTCCAACCCCGATCCCGCCAATAAAAAGTGCCACCATTCCCATCAAACCAAGATAAATGGTCAAATTATTGAGAAAACGGCGAAGCCTTGGCTGGGCCTCCCGGTAAGATTCCACAGTGGCTTTATCTCCGGTCAATGCCTCTTTGAGCTCCTCGAGAAGGGGAACCGGGCTGAGGGTGTGAGGGAGCTGGAGCAGATATCGATATCGGACTCTGCTTCCAGGCTGAATCAGGCCAGTCTCATTAAGGGAAGATTCGGAAATGAGAATTCTTGGCCCCATACTAAAGGCTTCGGTCATCCGGTCAGGCTCTTTCTGAATCACTCCTTCAATGACCAATTCGGACTGACCAAGCTGGATCTTTTCACCCTCCTTTAACCCAAGCTTGGCAAGAAACGAGCTTTCAACCCAGGCCTTTCCGGGCGAGGAAAAAGAGGACAAAACTCCCGCAGGCTCGAGAATCAGGTCCCCATAGAGTGGATATTCCGGACGTACGGCTTTCAGTTCGACTAGCTGGCTCTCCTTGCCGCCAGGTTTTCCTGCCATGGCAATCAATTCATAGACCAGAGTCTCCCGGATCCCTTTCTTTTCGAGTCCCTTGATGTAATCGTAACCCTGAGCTGAGATCGGATGGCTCATCTCGATTTCGATGTCTCCTCCCAGCAGGCTTTTGGCCTCCCGCATCATCGAACGCTCTACCTGGTTTGAAATTGCCCCGACCGTGACGATTCCGGCCACACCAAGAGATATGCAGAAGATAAAGAACCCAAAACGACGCCATGAAGATCGAATTTCCCTCCAAACCATCCGGATGATATAAGAGAAGTTCATCACGAGAGCTCAATCCTTCCATTTCTAAGCTTGATAACCCGATCGGCCAGATTCGCGATGTCCGGATCGTGGGTCACCCAGACCATGGTATTCTTCTCTTTCCGATGCAAAGCGATCAAAAGATCGACGATCTTTTTTCCGGTATCCTCATCCAGATTTCCAGTCGGTTCGTCGGCTAAGAGAATGGGGGGATTGACTGAAAACGCTCTGGCAATGGCAACACGCTGTTGCTCTCCTCCCGACATCTGGAGCGGAAAATGCCCGGCCCTCTCTAGGAGACCCACCTCATTTAAGAGTGACTGCGAACGGGCGGAAATGTTCATTTCTCCGTTCAACTCCATCGGCACTGAAATATTTTCAAGAGCGGTTAGGTGAGGAATCAGCTGGTAGGACTGGAAGACAAGACCGATCTGTTTCCCCCTTAATGTGGTTAGTTCATCTTCATCCAGCAGTCCCAAAGCACGGCGATCGATCTCAATAGTTCCTGATGTGGGCCTGTCGAGGCCTGCCAGGAGCCCTAAGAGCGTCGATTTGCCGCTTCCGGAGGGTCCCATCACCGCGATAAACTGACCTTGCCCGATTTCCAGATTGATATGGTCTAAAATAGTCAGCACTTTTGAACCGCTCTTGACTTTCATTACAAGCTCTTTAACCAAAATCATAAGCCATTCCTGCGACTATAAATAATTTGAGATGAGAGAAAATGTTCTATGTTATTATACACAAACTAATGGATGGTTGAATCATTACTTCATGAGAAACATTCTAAAACATTTCGGTGGCTTTATTCTAATTTTGACGACCATAGCCACTGCCCGGGGAGATCAAAATTTCATTGAAAAATCTTCCCATCTCATCGTAGCGTTTGGTAATAGTCTGACGGCTGGTTACGGTGTGACTCCTGATGAGGCTTATCCGGCACTTCTGGAAAGACGGTTGCGGGAGAATCATTTTTCCTATCGCGTTTTGAACGCCGGTATCAGCGGAGAAACAACCAGTGGGGGGCTCTCACGAATAGACGAAGTGATCCGGCATAATCCTGAGATTGTGATCCTGGAACTGGGAGCCAACGACGGTTTGAGAGGTGTCCCGTTAGGCCTGATCGAATCCAATTTGGGCAAAATGATAGGAATTCTGCAGAAAAGGAAGATCAAGGTATTGTTGGCAGGAATGAAACTCCCTCCTAATTATGGAGCGGATTATACGGATGGATTTCATCAAATGTATTTTCGCCTGGCCAAAAAGTATCGTTTGAAATTGATACCTTTCTTACTTGAGGGAACGGCTGCAAAGGAGGGTTTGAATCAGGCGGATGGGCTCCACCCGACAGCAGAAGGTTACAAAATTGTATTGGTCAATGTCTGGAATTACCTGGTACCTTTACTTCGGTAGGTGATTTTGACACCCGGCTGCCTGAAGCAAAAAATCCCGCTTACTTCGGAAACTCGAGTTTACTAACAAAGGCTTGAACAATATACACTTTCAGATTGTTGGAATTCGCATCGTGTGGAAAGAGAAAAAATCCTAACCTGCCCGGCGAAAATCCCTGAGTATACCCATACAGAATCTCCCCATCCTTGAAATGGATCATCGCTTTCTTCCCATATTGAGACTGGCTCGATCCCTCAAAGCCGCTGGGCGCCTGGTATTCTTTATTCCCTTTATAATCCTTTACAAAGAATACCGCTTTCACCTGAGTTAAGGAAATTTCGACAGGCACCGGAAAGGATTCTCCGTCTGTCTGGTTTAAATGGAACCGGTCCTTATTGGGGAAGAAATCCTGGGTCGTTCCCTTAAGAACCTTTCCATCCTGAAACCGAACCACAATTCTCTGACTTAGATCCATAGAAATCCCGCAAGATCAGGTTCCTGATTCCGTAACATTCAGATCTAATTCTACCACTTTTTG from Nitrospirota bacterium carries:
- a CDS encoding ABC transporter ATP-binding protein, translating into MILVKELVMKVKSGSKVLTILDHINLEIGQGQFIAVMGPSGSGKSTLLGLLAGLDRPTSGTIEIDRRALGLLDEDELTTLRGKQIGLVFQSYQLIPHLTALENISVPMELNGEMNISARSQSLLNEVGLLERAGHFPLQMSGGEQQRVAIARAFSVNPPILLADEPTGNLDEDTGKKIVDLLIALHRKEKNTMVWVTHDPDIANLADRVIKLRNGRIELS
- a CDS encoding ABC transporter permease → MNFSYIIRMVWREIRSSWRRFGFFIFCISLGVAGIVTVGAISNQVERSMMREAKSLLGGDIEIEMSHPISAQGYDYIKGLEKKGIRETLVYELIAMAGKPGGKESQLVELKAVRPEYPLYGDLILEPAGVLSSFSSPGKAWVESSFLAKLGLKEGEKIQLGQSELVIEGVIQKEPDRMTEAFSMGPRILISESSLNETGLIQPGSRVRYRYLLQLPHTLSPVPLLEELKEALTGDKATVESYREAQPRLRRFLNNLTIYLGLMGMVALFIGGIGVGNSIHAYVKEKSETMGILKCLGTTSRVLFTIYLIQSLIMGLAGASLGISIGLGIHALFQGTLRGMIPQAGSYVFPFIPIVQGVLAGIGVILLFSIIPLYRIMDLSPSLILRDKILPPTRAIKGVRRWITVILIVLGSIFFVFWVAEDIRRGALFLGIFLASALVLRLAVLLLLKGIKYLRPASFAIRYGVANLHRPGQFVQSVILSIGLGTTVVTAILFIRAGMIQQVTSNIPERAPSFFFVDIQNNQVGPFENLVENRYREWGFPAGHDLNPILRGRLYAVNGSPLAQLKSNQQWYFQREYVLTFQEKAPEENRIIQGQWWSEEEGREKDLISIEEDLARHLGVGIGSTLTFDLQGSPVEGVITNIRRVNWENLRTNFFVIYTPHAFKGKGVTYIATSRAPLNQELAYQGEVVALFPNVTVINVRHILDTLKDIMRKILLAVQFMGGFTVGAGWVVLAGSMAATRYFRLKEAVILKILGATRRKISHMFIAEYALLGMIAGTIGVVMGSILAIVFLKYILEIEWKMPFVIFPTVVMATVLLTIVISYWITGRVAQRKPMELLREN
- a CDS encoding arylesterase; the encoded protein is MRNILKHFGGFILILTTIATARGDQNFIEKSSHLIVAFGNSLTAGYGVTPDEAYPALLERRLRENHFSYRVLNAGISGETTSGGLSRIDEVIRHNPEIVILELGANDGLRGVPLGLIESNLGKMIGILQKRKIKVLLAGMKLPPNYGADYTDGFHQMYFRLAKKYRLKLIPFLLEGTAAKEGLNQADGLHPTAEGYKIVLVNVWNYLVPLLR